The following coding sequences are from one Ancylobacter sp. TS-1 window:
- a CDS encoding methylmalonyl-CoA mutase family protein: protein MDQPDLDIDLAAFPAATRADWLKLVEGVLKGGAYDKRMLTRTADGLVLDALPERRRAGAPIAGRPAGAPWKIVARIDHDDPASANAQLLEDLDGGADAATLVFASAPFAGGFGLKLRHEELVATLKGVLPELVTLRVEAGQFQGRDIALALARLFEATDPATLDLRFGLDPIGDFAALGAAPIEWEALAARLGQTVGALRSRGLRAPMVRADGRLHHGAGATDAQELAAVLATAIAYLRALDAAGLSLEEAAGAIEVTLTADVDQFGTQAKPRAFRQLWAAALAACGAAPVPLAIHMETAWRSLTRHDPYVNLLRGTLAAFAAGVGGADSLTVLPFTQALGLPDADARRLARNTQVILIEESNIHRVADPSAGAGAIEERTETLAAAAWDLFRQIEREGGMVEALTSGSWQARLTAARAARAKDIATRRQPITGTSEFPLLGEGVPAVLAPARRAAMSAPSEGALLAEPLVPRRLAEPFEQLRAAAAAASPAPSVFLASLGTPADFTPRASFARAAFEAGGLTAPTNDGFTDTTALAAAFTSSGAKLACLCSSDDIYAARAEEAVRALKNAGAQAIYLAGRPGEHEAAWRAAGIEAYLSAGGDLLALLDEAHARLGLPARTEP from the coding sequence ATGGACCAGCCGGACCTCGATATCGATCTCGCCGCCTTCCCCGCCGCGACGCGCGCGGACTGGCTGAAGCTGGTCGAGGGCGTGCTGAAGGGCGGCGCCTACGACAAGCGCATGCTCACCCGTACCGCCGACGGCCTCGTGCTCGACGCGCTGCCCGAGCGGCGGCGCGCGGGCGCGCCCATCGCCGGCCGCCCGGCCGGGGCGCCGTGGAAGATCGTCGCCCGCATCGACCATGACGACCCGGCCAGCGCCAACGCGCAGTTGCTCGAAGACCTCGACGGCGGCGCCGACGCGGCCACGCTGGTCTTCGCCTCGGCCCCGTTCGCCGGCGGCTTCGGCCTGAAGCTGCGCCATGAGGAACTGGTGGCGACGCTCAAGGGCGTGCTGCCGGAACTCGTCACATTGCGGGTGGAAGCCGGCCAGTTCCAGGGCCGCGACATCGCGCTGGCGCTGGCCCGGCTGTTCGAGGCGACCGACCCGGCGACGCTCGACCTGCGCTTCGGGCTCGATCCCATCGGCGACTTCGCCGCTCTCGGCGCTGCCCCCATCGAGTGGGAGGCGCTCGCCGCCCGGCTCGGCCAGACGGTCGGCGCGCTGCGCTCGCGCGGCCTCAGGGCGCCGATGGTGCGCGCCGACGGGCGGCTGCACCACGGCGCCGGGGCCACCGACGCGCAGGAACTCGCCGCCGTGCTCGCCACCGCCATCGCCTATCTCAGGGCGCTGGACGCGGCGGGGCTTTCGCTGGAGGAGGCGGCCGGCGCCATCGAGGTGACGCTGACCGCCGATGTCGACCAGTTCGGCACGCAGGCCAAGCCCCGCGCCTTCCGCCAGCTCTGGGCGGCGGCGCTGGCGGCCTGCGGCGCGGCGCCCGTGCCGCTGGCGATCCACATGGAAACCGCCTGGCGCTCGCTGACCCGGCACGACCCCTATGTGAACCTGCTGCGCGGCACGCTGGCCGCCTTCGCCGCCGGGGTGGGCGGGGCCGACAGCCTCACCGTGCTGCCCTTCACCCAGGCGCTCGGCCTGCCCGACGCCGACGCGCGCCGGCTCGCCCGCAACACGCAGGTCATCCTGATCGAAGAATCCAACATCCACCGCGTCGCCGATCCTTCCGCCGGCGCCGGCGCCATCGAGGAGCGCACCGAGACGCTGGCCGCCGCCGCGTGGGACCTCTTCCGCCAGATCGAGCGCGAGGGCGGCATGGTGGAGGCGCTGACCTCCGGCAGTTGGCAGGCGCGCCTCACCGCCGCCCGCGCGGCGCGGGCGAAGGATATCGCGACCCGCCGGCAGCCGATCACCGGCACTTCGGAATTCCCGCTGCTCGGCGAAGGCGTGCCCGCCGTGCTGGCGCCGGCCCGCCGCGCCGCCATGTCCGCCCCGTCGGAAGGCGCGCTGCTGGCCGAACCGCTGGTCCCCCGGCGCCTCGCCGAACCGTTCGAGCAGTTGCGCGCGGCCGCCGCCGCAGCGAGCCCCGCGCCTTCCGTGTTCCTCGCCAGCCTCGGCACGCCGGCCGACTTCACGCCCCGCGCCAGCTTCGCCCGCGCCGCCTTCGAGGCCGGCGGGCTCACCGCGCCGACCAATGACGGCTTCACCGACACGACCGCGCTGGCGGCGGCCTTCACGTCCTCCGGGGCGAAGCTCGCCTGCCTGTGCTCCTCGGACGATATCTATGCCGCCCGGGCCGAAGAGGCCGTGCGCGCGCTTAAGAACGCCGGAGCGCAGGCGATCTACCTCGCCGGCCGCCCCGGCGAACATGAGGCGGCGTGGCGCGCGGCCGGGATCGAGGCCTATCTGTCGGCTGGCGGCGACCTGCTCGCGCTGCTCGACGAGGCCCATGCCCGCCTCGGCCTCCCCGCGAGGACGGAACCATGA
- a CDS encoding acetyl/propionyl/methylcrotonyl-CoA carboxylase subunit alpha: MFSKILIANRGEIACRVIKTARKMGIKTVAVYSDADKDALHVEMADVAVHIGAAPAAQSYLVAEKIIEAAKATGAQAVHPGYGFLSERASFAQALKEAGLVFIGPNPGAIEAMGDKIESKKAAAAANVSTVPGYLGVIEDAGHAAKIADEIGYPVMIKASAGGGGKGMRIAHSRDEVEDGFERARSEARSSFGDDRVFVEKFIVQPRHIEIQVLGDKHGNVVYLGERECSIQRRNQKVVEEAPSPLLDEATRRKMGEQAVALAKAVNYDSAGTVEFVAGQDKSFYFLEMNTRLQVEHPVTELVTGIDLVEQMIRVAAGEKLAIAQEDVKLNGWAVESRVYAEDPYRSFLPSIGRLTRYRPPAEGVTNAVTVRNDTGVYEGGEISLYYDPMIAKLITHAPTREEAIEAQADALDAFAIDGIQHNIPFLSALMTHERWRAGRLSTGFIAEEYPDGFHATAPSEGLARRLAAVAAVIDNVSNARKRRISGQLAGRPVVFEHQRVVRLGDRALPCEVDRTAGGFIVTFLDSEGRPAGTHELRSGWKPGEPVWNGVFDDEAIAVQVRPRLNGVALAHRGVAADALVYTRREAALAALMPVKEQAGAGKQLLCPMPGLVVSIAVTAGQEVKAGEALAVVEAMKMENVLRAERDATVAKVLAKAGDSLAVDAVILEFA, encoded by the coding sequence ATGTTCTCCAAGATCCTCATCGCCAACCGTGGCGAGATCGCCTGCCGGGTCATCAAGACCGCGCGCAAGATGGGCATCAAGACGGTCGCGGTCTATTCCGACGCCGACAAGGACGCACTGCATGTGGAGATGGCCGACGTGGCGGTGCATATCGGCGCTGCCCCGGCCGCGCAGTCCTACCTCGTCGCCGAGAAGATCATCGAGGCGGCCAAGGCCACCGGCGCGCAGGCGGTCCACCCCGGCTACGGCTTCCTCTCCGAGCGGGCGAGCTTTGCGCAGGCCCTGAAGGAAGCCGGCCTCGTCTTCATCGGCCCCAATCCGGGGGCCATCGAGGCGATGGGCGACAAGATCGAGTCCAAGAAGGCCGCGGCCGCCGCGAATGTCTCGACCGTGCCGGGCTATCTCGGCGTGATCGAGGATGCCGGCCACGCGGCGAAGATCGCCGACGAGATCGGCTATCCGGTGATGATCAAGGCCAGCGCCGGTGGCGGCGGCAAGGGCATGCGCATCGCCCATTCGCGCGACGAGGTCGAGGACGGGTTCGAGCGCGCCCGCTCGGAGGCGCGCTCCTCCTTCGGCGACGACCGCGTGTTCGTCGAGAAGTTCATCGTCCAGCCGCGCCATATCGAGATTCAGGTGCTCGGCGACAAGCACGGCAACGTCGTCTATCTCGGCGAGCGCGAATGCTCGATCCAGCGCCGCAACCAGAAGGTCGTCGAGGAAGCCCCCTCGCCGCTGCTCGACGAGGCCACCCGCCGGAAGATGGGCGAGCAGGCCGTCGCGCTGGCCAAGGCCGTGAACTACGACAGCGCCGGTACGGTGGAATTCGTCGCCGGGCAGGACAAGTCGTTCTACTTCCTCGAGATGAACACCCGCCTTCAGGTGGAGCATCCGGTGACGGAACTGGTCACCGGCATCGATCTCGTCGAGCAGATGATCCGCGTCGCGGCCGGCGAAAAGCTCGCCATCGCGCAGGAGGACGTGAAGCTGAACGGCTGGGCGGTGGAGAGCCGCGTCTATGCCGAGGACCCCTATCGCAGCTTCCTGCCCTCCATCGGCCGGCTCACCCGCTACCGCCCGCCAGCGGAAGGCGTGACCAACGCCGTCACCGTGCGCAACGACACCGGCGTCTATGAGGGCGGGGAAATCTCGCTCTATTACGACCCGATGATCGCCAAGCTGATCACCCACGCGCCGACCCGCGAGGAGGCCATCGAGGCGCAGGCGGACGCGCTCGACGCCTTCGCCATCGACGGCATCCAGCACAACATTCCCTTCCTCTCGGCGCTGATGACGCATGAGCGCTGGCGGGCCGGGCGCCTCTCCACCGGCTTCATCGCCGAGGAATACCCGGACGGCTTCCACGCCACCGCGCCGAGCGAGGGGCTGGCCCGCAGGCTGGCGGCGGTCGCGGCGGTGATCGACAATGTGAGCAATGCGAGGAAGCGCAGGATTTCCGGCCAGCTCGCCGGGCGTCCGGTCGTGTTCGAGCACCAGCGCGTGGTGCGGCTCGGCGACCGCGCCCTGCCCTGCGAGGTCGACCGCACGGCCGGCGGCTTCATCGTCACCTTCCTCGACAGCGAGGGCCGCCCGGCCGGAACCCATGAGCTGCGCTCGGGCTGGAAGCCCGGCGAGCCGGTGTGGAACGGCGTGTTCGACGACGAGGCCATCGCGGTGCAGGTGCGCCCGCGCCTCAACGGCGTGGCGCTGGCCCATCGCGGCGTGGCGGCGGACGCCCTCGTCTACACCAGGCGCGAGGCAGCGCTCGCCGCGCTGATGCCGGTCAAGGAACAGGCGGGCGCGGGCAAGCAGCTCCTGTGCCCGATGCCGGGGCTGGTGGTCTCGATCGCCGTCACCGCGGGGCAGGAGGTGAAGGCCGGCGAGGCGCTCGCCGTGGTCGAGGCAATGAAGATGGAGAACGTGCTGCGCGCCGAGCGCGACGCCACCGTCGCCAAGGTGCTCGCCAAGGCCGGCGACAGCCTCGCGGTCGACGCCGTGATCCTCGAATTCGCCTGA
- a CDS encoding acyl-CoA carboxylase subunit beta — MKHILDELEQRRAGARLGGGQRRTDAQHKRGKLTARERIELLLDTGSFEEFDTFVQHRCTDFGMDKAEKIPGDGVVTGWGTVNGRQVFVFAKDFTVFGGSLSEAHAAKITKIQDLALKTRAPVIGLFDAGGARIQEGVAALGGYGEVFKRNVLASGVIPQISVIMGPCAGGDVYSPAMTDFIFMVRDTSYMFVTGPEVVKTVTNETVTSEELGGARVHTSKSSVADGAYENDVECLLQMRRLIDFLPANNQSGVPEWPSFDDGERIDASLDTLVPENPNKPYDMKELIGKVVDEGDFFEIQSAFAGNIVTGFGRVEGKTVGIVANQPMVLAGVLDADASRKAARFVRFCDAFEIPILTFVDVPGFLPGTAQEYGGLIKHGAKLLFAYSQATVPLVTVITRKAFGGAYDVMASKHIGGDVNYAWPTAQIAVMGAKGAVEIIFRSDIDDPAKIAERTREYEERFLSPFVAAERGYIDEVITPRTTRKRIARALAMLASKKVEAPLKKHDNLPL; from the coding sequence ATGAAGCATATTCTCGACGAACTCGAGCAGCGCCGCGCCGGCGCCCGCCTCGGCGGCGGCCAGAGGCGCACCGATGCCCAGCACAAGCGCGGCAAGCTCACCGCCCGCGAGCGCATCGAACTGCTGCTCGACACCGGCTCCTTCGAGGAGTTCGACACCTTCGTCCAGCACCGCTGCACCGATTTCGGCATGGACAAGGCCGAGAAGATCCCCGGCGACGGCGTCGTCACCGGCTGGGGCACGGTGAACGGGCGGCAGGTCTTCGTCTTCGCCAAGGACTTCACCGTGTTCGGCGGTTCGCTCTCCGAGGCGCACGCGGCCAAGATCACCAAGATCCAGGACCTCGCGCTGAAGACACGGGCGCCGGTCATCGGCCTGTTCGATGCCGGCGGCGCGCGCATCCAGGAAGGCGTGGCCGCGCTCGGCGGCTATGGCGAGGTGTTCAAGCGCAACGTGCTGGCCTCGGGCGTCATCCCGCAGATCTCCGTCATCATGGGCCCCTGCGCGGGCGGCGACGTCTATTCGCCGGCGATGACCGACTTCATCTTCATGGTGCGCGACACCTCCTACATGTTCGTCACCGGCCCGGAGGTGGTGAAGACCGTCACCAACGAGACCGTGACCTCGGAGGAGCTGGGCGGCGCCCGGGTGCACACCTCGAAGTCCTCGGTGGCGGACGGCGCCTATGAGAACGACGTCGAGTGCCTGTTGCAGATGCGCCGGCTGATCGACTTCCTGCCGGCCAACAACCAGTCCGGCGTGCCGGAATGGCCGAGCTTCGACGATGGCGAGCGCATCGACGCCTCGCTCGACACGCTGGTGCCCGAGAACCCGAACAAGCCCTACGACATGAAGGAGCTGATCGGTAAGGTCGTCGACGAGGGCGATTTCTTCGAAATCCAGTCGGCCTTCGCCGGCAACATCGTCACCGGCTTCGGCCGGGTCGAGGGCAAGACGGTCGGCATCGTCGCCAACCAGCCGATGGTGCTGGCCGGCGTGCTCGACGCCGACGCCTCGCGCAAAGCCGCAAGGTTCGTGCGCTTCTGCGACGCCTTCGAGATCCCGATCCTCACTTTCGTCGACGTGCCCGGCTTCCTGCCCGGCACGGCGCAGGAATATGGCGGGCTGATCAAGCACGGCGCCAAGCTGCTGTTCGCCTACAGCCAGGCCACCGTGCCGCTGGTCACCGTCATCACCCGCAAGGCGTTCGGCGGCGCCTATGACGTCATGGCCTCCAAGCATATCGGCGGCGACGTGAACTATGCCTGGCCGACGGCGCAGATCGCCGTCATGGGCGCCAAGGGCGCGGTGGAGATCATCTTCCGCTCCGACATTGACGACCCCGCCAAGATCGCCGAGCGCACGAGGGAATATGAGGAGCGGTTCCTCTCGCCCTTCGTGGCGGCCGAGCGCGGCTATATCGACGAGGTGATCACGCCGCGCACCACGCGCAAGCGCATCGCCCGCGCGCTGGCCATGCTCGCCTCCAAGAAGGTCGAGGCGCCGCTCAAGAAGCACGATAATTTGCCGTTGTAG
- a CDS encoding short-chain fatty acyl-CoA regulator family protein, with the protein MAGMSKKVFAGHAVRHVRERLGLTQIDFSRRLSLSPSYINQIESNQRPVTAAVLLAISRTFDLDITRFGADDLDRIVADLREALADPVFRGLEPTLQDLKNATTHAPAFAHAFLRLHGAMRRLEEHRAALDDAVVSVAREVDGGAPPDEARHLAPYEEVRDHFHYIDNYVDGLDRAAEERNAALDLFARDDAVGVLVQHLRQRHDIVVDLAPADQPEAPLLAYDRHRRVATLARTLDRASQAFRLGALIARFEQSEAIDQHVLDAGFRSATAREVCRLSLQNYYAGALILPYRRFARLAREKRHDLDLLAAMTGASLEQVCHRLSTLQRPGEKGVPFYFLKVDRAGNVIKRHSATRFQFARYGGACPVWNVHEAFEQPSRTLVQVGEMPDGVRYLCLARGTSKPAIRFGQRERRFALGIGCEVSYAGELVYADGLDLKAAAVAPLGVNCRICPRATCPERAFPPLDREIVLDPDRRGVVPFSVRD; encoded by the coding sequence ATGGCCGGCATGTCGAAGAAGGTGTTCGCCGGCCACGCCGTGCGCCATGTCCGCGAGCGGCTGGGGCTGACCCAGATCGACTTCTCCCGGCGCCTGTCGCTGTCGCCGAGCTACATCAACCAGATCGAGAGCAACCAGCGGCCGGTGACGGCCGCCGTGCTGCTCGCCATCAGCCGCACCTTCGACCTCGACATTACACGCTTCGGCGCCGACGATCTCGACCGTATCGTTGCCGATCTTCGCGAGGCGCTGGCCGATCCGGTGTTCCGCGGGCTGGAGCCGACGCTTCAGGACCTGAAGAACGCCACCACCCACGCGCCCGCCTTCGCCCATGCCTTCCTGCGCCTGCATGGCGCCATGCGCCGGCTGGAGGAGCACCGCGCCGCGCTTGACGACGCCGTGGTCTCGGTGGCGCGCGAGGTCGATGGCGGCGCCCCGCCGGACGAGGCCCGCCATCTCGCCCCCTATGAGGAGGTGCGCGACCATTTCCACTACATCGACAACTATGTCGACGGCCTCGACCGGGCGGCGGAAGAGCGCAACGCCGCGCTCGACCTGTTCGCCCGCGACGACGCGGTGGGCGTGCTGGTGCAGCACCTGCGCCAGCGCCACGACATCGTGGTCGACCTCGCCCCGGCCGACCAGCCGGAGGCGCCGCTGCTCGCCTATGACCGCCACCGCCGGGTGGCGACGCTGGCGCGCACGCTGGACCGCGCCAGCCAGGCCTTCCGCCTCGGCGCGCTGATCGCCCGCTTCGAGCAGAGCGAGGCGATCGACCAGCACGTGCTCGACGCGGGCTTTCGCAGCGCCACGGCGCGCGAGGTGTGCCGGTTGTCCTTGCAGAACTACTATGCCGGCGCGCTGATCCTGCCCTATCGCCGCTTCGCCCGGCTGGCGCGCGAGAAGCGCCACGACCTCGATCTGCTGGCGGCGATGACCGGGGCCAGCCTCGAACAGGTCTGCCACCGGCTCTCCACCCTCCAGCGGCCGGGCGAGAAGGGCGTGCCGTTCTACTTCCTCAAGGTCGACCGCGCCGGCAACGTCATCAAGCGCCACAGCGCGACGCGCTTCCAGTTCGCGCGCTATGGCGGCGCCTGCCCGGTGTGGAACGTGCACGAGGCGTTCGAGCAGCCCTCGCGCACGCTGGTGCAGGTCGGCGAGATGCCGGACGGGGTGCGCTATCTGTGCCTCGCGCGCGGCACCTCCAAGCCGGCCATCCGCTTCGGCCAGCGCGAACGGCGCTTCGCGCTCGGCATAGGCTGCGAGGTCTCCTATGCCGGCGAACTGGTCTATGCCGACGGGCTGGACCTGAAGGCGGCGGCGGTGGCCCCGCTCGGCGTCAATTGCCGCATCTGCCCGCGCGCGACCTGCCCGGAGCGCGCCTTTCCTCCGCTCGACCGCGAGATCGTGCTCGATCCCGACCGCCGCGGCGTGGTGCCGTTCTCGGTGCGCGACTGA
- the glnT gene encoding type III glutamate--ammonia ligase → MANDLAHAAKELGIKYFLISYVDLFGALRAKLVPAAAIGGMQKAGAGFAGFATWLDMSPADADLFAVPDPESLIQLPWKPEIGWLASDLVMNDELVAQAPRNVLKYTMLGADSIGYQMKTGVECEFFLTNADGTKISDAADNAIKPCYDQSALMRRYDVIKEICDSMLTLGWGPYQNDHEDANGQFEMNWDFDDALVTADRHVFFKFMARSIAEKHGLRATFMPKPFIDLTGSGCHMHTSLWGPDGANLFEDEDGELGLSDLGYNFIGGLIHSADAMCAFTNPTVNSYKRINAPRTVSGATWAPNTVTYTGNNRTHMIRIPDAGRLELRLPDGAANPYLAPAAVLAAGLDGIQNGREPGKRLDINMYTDGHKVRGAKKLPLNLLDALRALEKSSVLRNALGAPLIDGYVKLKTEEWNAYSRHLTQWERDNTLDI, encoded by the coding sequence ATGGCGAACGATCTTGCGCATGCCGCCAAAGAGCTCGGCATCAAGTACTTCCTGATCTCCTATGTCGACCTGTTCGGCGCGCTGCGGGCCAAGCTGGTGCCGGCCGCCGCCATCGGCGGCATGCAGAAGGCCGGCGCGGGCTTCGCCGGCTTCGCCACCTGGCTCGACATGAGCCCGGCCGACGCTGACCTGTTCGCGGTGCCGGACCCGGAAAGCCTGATCCAGCTTCCCTGGAAGCCGGAAATCGGCTGGCTCGCCTCCGATCTGGTGATGAATGACGAGCTGGTGGCGCAGGCTCCGCGCAACGTGCTGAAATACACCATGCTGGGCGCCGACAGCATCGGCTACCAGATGAAGACCGGCGTCGAGTGCGAGTTCTTCCTCACCAATGCCGACGGCACGAAAATCTCGGACGCCGCCGACAACGCCATCAAGCCCTGCTACGACCAGTCCGCCCTGATGCGCCGCTACGACGTCATCAAGGAGATCTGCGACAGCATGCTCACGCTCGGCTGGGGCCCCTACCAGAACGACCATGAGGACGCCAACGGCCAGTTCGAGATGAACTGGGACTTCGACGACGCACTCGTCACCGCCGACCGCCACGTCTTCTTCAAGTTCATGGCCCGCTCCATCGCCGAGAAGCACGGGCTGCGTGCCACCTTCATGCCGAAGCCCTTCATCGACCTCACCGGCTCGGGCTGCCACATGCACACCTCGCTGTGGGGACCGGACGGCGCCAATCTGTTCGAGGACGAGGACGGCGAGCTTGGGCTTTCCGATCTCGGTTACAATTTCATCGGCGGGCTGATCCACTCCGCCGACGCCATGTGCGCCTTCACCAACCCGACGGTGAATTCCTACAAGCGCATCAACGCGCCGCGCACCGTCTCCGGCGCCACCTGGGCACCCAACACCGTCACCTATACCGGCAATAACCGCACCCACATGATCCGCATCCCCGATGCGGGCCGGCTGGAGCTGCGCCTGCCGGACGGCGCCGCCAACCCCTATCTCGCCCCCGCCGCCGTGCTCGCCGCCGGCCTCGACGGGATCCAGAACGGCCGCGAGCCCGGCAAGCGGCTCGACATCAACATGTACACGGACGGCCACAAGGTGCGCGGCGCCAAGAAGCTGCCGCTCAACCTGCTCGACGCCCTCCGCGCGCTGGAAAAATCCTCAGTGCTGCGCAACGCCCTCGGCGCGCCGCTGATCGACGGCTACGTCAAGCTGAAGACCGAGGAATGGAACGCCTATTCGCGCCACCTCACCCAGTGGGAGCGCGACAACACGCTCGACATCTGA
- a CDS encoding FMN-binding glutamate synthase family protein: MTDHSHTPRTTPRASATFDDYTLSEIRRAAATGIYDIRGGGAKRKVPHFDDLLFLGASMSRYPLEGYREKCSTEVVLGTRFARKPIELKIPITIAGMSFGSLSANAKEALGRGASAMGTSTTTGDGGMTNEERGHSTQLVYQYLPSRYGMNPDDLKRADAIEVVVGQGAKPGGGGMLLGQKITERVAAMRTLPVGIDQRSACRHPDWTGPDDLEIKIEELREITDWEKPIYVKVGAARPYYDTALAVKSGADVVVVDGMQGGTAATQEIFIEHVGIPTLAAVRQAVKALQDLGMHRKVQLIVSGGIRNGADVAKALALGADAVAIGTAALVALGDNDPHYAAEYEALGTRAGAYDDWHEGRDPAGITTQDPELMKRLDPIAAGRRLANYLAVLTLECQTIARACGKSHVHNLEPEDLVALTIEAAAMANVPLAGTDWIPGRNGGF; encoded by the coding sequence ATGACCGACCACAGCCACACGCCGCGCACGACACCGCGCGCCTCCGCCACCTTCGACGACTACACGCTGTCGGAAATCCGCCGCGCGGCGGCGACCGGCATCTATGACATTCGCGGCGGCGGGGCGAAGCGCAAGGTCCCCCATTTCGACGACCTGCTGTTCCTCGGTGCCTCCATGTCGCGCTACCCGCTGGAGGGCTATCGCGAGAAGTGCTCGACCGAGGTCGTGCTCGGCACCCGCTTCGCCAGGAAGCCGATCGAGCTGAAGATTCCGATCACCATCGCCGGCATGAGCTTCGGCTCGCTCTCCGCCAACGCGAAGGAGGCGCTCGGGCGCGGCGCCTCGGCCATGGGCACCTCGACCACCACGGGCGATGGCGGCATGACCAATGAGGAGCGCGGGCACTCGACCCAGCTCGTCTACCAGTACCTGCCTTCGCGCTATGGCATGAACCCGGACGACCTGAAGCGCGCCGACGCCATCGAAGTTGTCGTCGGCCAGGGCGCCAAGCCCGGCGGTGGCGGCATGCTGCTCGGCCAGAAGATCACCGAGCGCGTGGCGGCGATGCGCACCCTGCCGGTCGGCATCGACCAGCGCTCCGCCTGCCGCCACCCGGACTGGACCGGGCCGGACGATCTCGAGATCAAGATCGAGGAACTGCGCGAGATCACCGACTGGGAGAAGCCGATCTATGTGAAGGTCGGCGCCGCTCGCCCCTATTACGACACGGCGCTGGCGGTGAAGTCCGGCGCCGACGTGGTGGTCGTCGACGGCATGCAGGGCGGCACCGCCGCCACGCAGGAAATCTTCATCGAGCATGTCGGCATCCCCACGCTCGCCGCCGTGCGGCAGGCGGTGAAGGCGCTGCAGGACCTCGGCATGCACCGCAAGGTGCAGTTGATCGTCTCCGGCGGCATCCGCAACGGGGCGGATGTGGCCAAGGCGCTGGCGCTCGGCGCCGACGCGGTGGCGATCGGCACGGCGGCTCTCGTCGCGCTGGGCGACAACGACCCCCATTATGCCGCCGAATATGAGGCGCTCGGCACCCGCGCCGGCGCCTATGACGACTGGCACGAGGGCCGCGACCCCGCCGGCATCACGACGCAGGACCCCGAGTTGATGAAGCGGCTCGACCCCATCGCCGCCGGGCGGCGCCTCGCCAATTATCTCGCCGTGCTGACGCTGGAGTGCCAGACCATCGCCCGCGCCTGCGGCAAGAGCCACGTGCACAATCTGGAGCCCGAGGATCTGGTGGCACTCACCATCGAGGCCGCCGCCATGGCAAATGTGCCGCTCGCCGGCACCGACTGGATTCCCGGGAGGAACGGGGGTTTCTAG
- a CDS encoding protein glxC: MNLSLKQAAPAEGETLVDLAHTPLRELNGALHRLAADTNQTAWKIANPAGRHAIAAGLDVPVTVEIDGPVGYYCAGMNKQARIIVNGNAGVGVAENMMSGFIHVKGDASQAAGATAHGGLLVIDGNASARCGISMKGIDIVVKGSVGHMSAFMAQAGTLTVLGDAGEALGDSLYEAKLFVRGSVASLGADCIEKEMREEHRALLAAKLDAAGILGEVDMAEFRRYGSARTLYHFHVDNVSSY, encoded by the coding sequence ATGAACCTGTCGCTGAAACAAGCCGCCCCGGCGGAAGGGGAAACCCTGGTCGACCTCGCCCACACCCCGCTGCGCGAGTTGAACGGCGCGCTGCACAGGCTGGCGGCCGACACCAACCAGACGGCATGGAAGATCGCCAACCCGGCCGGCCGCCACGCCATCGCGGCGGGGCTCGACGTGCCGGTGACGGTCGAGATCGACGGGCCGGTCGGCTATTACTGCGCCGGCATGAACAAGCAGGCGCGAATCATCGTGAACGGCAATGCCGGCGTCGGCGTCGCCGAGAACATGATGAGCGGCTTCATTCATGTGAAGGGCGATGCCAGCCAGGCCGCCGGCGCCACCGCCCATGGCGGGCTGCTGGTGATCGACGGCAACGCCTCGGCCCGTTGCGGCATCTCGATGAAGGGCATCGACATCGTGGTGAAGGGTTCGGTCGGCCATATGAGCGCCTTCATGGCGCAGGCCGGCACCCTCACCGTGCTGGGCGACGCCGGCGAGGCGCTGGGCGACAGCCTGTACGAGGCGAAGCTGTTCGTGCGCGGCTCGGTCGCCAGCTTAGGGGCCGACTGCATCGAGAAGGAAATGCGCGAGGAGCACCGGGCGCTGCTGGCGGCCAAGCTCGACGCCGCCGGCATCCTCGGCGAAGTCGATATGGCGGAGTTCCGCCGCTACGGCTCGGCCCGCACGCTCTACCATTTCCACGTCGACAACGTGTCGAGCTACTGA